Part of the Mercenaria mercenaria strain notata chromosome 8, MADL_Memer_1, whole genome shotgun sequence genome is shown below.
TTTATTCTTCTTGATATCACTGACTAAACCTGCTATAGAATAATAGAATTACAGACCAAGCTTTTAGACATAACCTTTACACGAGCATTCTCTTATCAATACCTAATCTATTTTTTGAAGGAGGGCGTCTTTTGCATAACATATAATTATGGTGACACAATTAAACATATCATCGTAAAACTTTATATTGATGGTATGTTTCTATAGGTAAGGTAAATACATGTTGAGTAAGTATGAGGAATGCGGTAATTGTTTGATGTTTTATAGGATTGCTgaatagttttacattttttgcagGTGTTGCCGTGGCCGTCAGCGTATACTCAATGACAGCTATGTCCGTTGACCGCTATATTTCACTGCAGCACCCTGTAACAGCCCAGAAAATGACATCAGCTTGCCAGTCGTGCGTTCTCATTTTGTTCATGTGGATTGTAGCGGCAGTTTTTATGGGACCGCTCATCTACATTCGAGACATTGATATGTTAAACGACGTTCCCTTTTTACGGCCTCTTCCATTTTGTATCGAGAAATGGCCGCATGACAGAGACAGACAAGCTTACGGTGTCTTTTTACTATTTGTTGTGTTCATCATTCCGGCTTTCACTATTACTATCTGCTACGGGAATGTCGGTAAGGCTCTGTGTACGATAGAACGGCACCAACGTGTCAGCTCTGACGGCAGTACCCAAAGACTTGTCTCACGCCAACGGGCAGCCCGCATGGTGATTATACTCATTTTTGTGTTCATGATTTGCTGGTTGCCATATAACATCATTTCAACTCTGTCAGACCTTTATGAAAACGCAAAATTTACAAATGCTTTGCCATTTGTTCTGTGGTTGGGACATGCTCACAGCGCATTCAATCCAATGTTGTATTGGTCATTGAATAGACATTTTCGAGACAGTGTACACAGACTTGTAAAAGTTGTGAAGATCACAGGCTGTTCAACTGATTCGACACAGACGGTGTCGTTACCGCAATTTGTGTAATAACTCCAGTTCGACTGTTACACATTAGCCATTTGTTTGTTGTGTTATTGTTTAAGTAAAGCTAATTCTTTTGaaaagatgtttgtttgtttgaaagcATTGATGATGTCAAAgaattattgtttataaaaatagTACCTAGAAATGCCAAAGAAGGAAATCTGGTCCCCCTGTATCGGTATTTCCATTGAATATACAGTGATTTAAGCAGCTATTAAAGGCAGTTATAAGCAGGTACCAATATCTACAACATAGAAACGGTGAGAGTATTAAGCGACAgtatctatttattttctttaatcaaACAACTGGTGCTATTTTCAAAGTAAAGTTTGACGAGTCTGtgtgcttttgttttattttcattttcataacaatttcgTTTCTTGACTGTTCATATGTACGTTATGATTATGTACATGTAGTAGAATATAGCAAATGAAGATTTAACTATGAAGTTatacatttaataatatttccataTGCTCAGATACATACCTCCAGCTGCCTTTCTGAATCTTTATTGATAGGAATAAGTTTGGGAGATCCTTACGAACTGTTATCCGAAAAGCCCATCTGGATCCATATGTATCAATGTCCTCAGCCTTGATCAGTTACTTTCGGCCTTAACGATACGAACACTTCTTCTTGCGTTAGAGCCTTTTCCATTTGTTACtggaaaatcatttaatttcatgggcatgaaatttcgtacTTTTTGggcaaaacggcaatttcgtggggatatgaattcgtggatttcaacttttgaacataaaatgaatgggaattttacttgttcgttgggattaaatttcgtggattggcgcaaccatgaaatccacgaaatttactccccacgaatattaatgatctCACAGTATATTATTGAAGAAGCAATTAACTTACGGAAGAATTTACGCACTGTGAATGCACGTTTTATAGAAGCACAGTCCAGAGACACGATGTCAATAAACTATTTTCGAGAATTGTTACTGAagaatgaaaattcattttatcatttaagtTAATATGATATCTATAAAATCGTCATCCAGTAAAGTCCATTTCCCAACTTGTAATGtaagatatttacatttttgacattgtattctgcttttttttcatgtttcataTATTGCTTGAGGATCTTTCATTACCTGTATATTTGAAAGGCTAAATAAGCTCTTTGTTGTTACTGTGCTGCTTTGTGCAGCGTGTATTATATCATTGTACAGTTTCATACAACTTTAGTGAAGTTCACAATCACTACGTTATTACAAAGGCCTTACTATTACTGATATCAATACTCGTGTTCTTTACGGATTTTGTGATATCCTGTTGCTAGTGATTTATGTATTACACTGTACATGCCAGAAGTATTTATTGCATTTCATATTGTGAATGGTTTTCACTAACCATCCTATTTTAGTGCCAAAGATATTTAGCTTAAAACTTCTAGAAACTAAAATGACGAGCAGATCTAAATATAAACTTACGATACTGTTAATTGTGTAAGATTAGAAGGAGATTATGTGTTAAGTGAAAAGTATCTTGGATGATATAATCCGaattattccaaaatctactGTACTTCAGAAATTACGTTTGAACGAAAGTACCAGAAACTGCGTGCTTTTAATTTGCAGCATTTAACCATTTTAGAAAGAAATCATTGTATGACGTCTTaatgtaataaatttaattttcgacataactttaaaaaccaTTAATGTTAAGAAAATTAAAGTGTACGATATTTATAAAGGACATTAATTGTTCTTAGAATTACATAAGTTGGCCACGTGCCGATCTATTACATATGCTTTGTCAAGGTCTTGTATATCAAAACATTGTTATACATACCTATTATttgggatattttttttatttatccagACAGTGGTCCGAAAAAAAATTTGTCATCAACATTAACCGGTGTTTGTAATGAATGTATATAAAGAAGGAACTGTTGCACAAGTATATTAATACGAGTTTCTacgtaagtttttatatttttgagaACAAGATATAGTTAATATTGACCTTTGTGGTTAAGAAATAAATAGCTCGAGACGTTAAATGTTTTGTCTCTTGTTTTTGCCGGGTtgaacgtcacatcgacacagttATAGAGACGTTAGATGTAATCACATTTCTTAGTAAATCATCGCTGTGGGCACCTGCCATTTTTTACTTAGTGACACATTGTGCATTTGTTGGTGCATTTGTTGTTTAGTGATAAAGTATTATCTATAAAATTGTTGTGATTTGAAGCtcaatgttattaatttttattttatatgttttgggACAGTGTATTGTTCTTCATGATGGTTgttaaattgaattttgtaactatttgtaaaataaacttgCTCGCAAATGGagactttcttttttattttacggCTGTATCCGATATTTATATCTACAAAGGAGGTCGTTTACCCTTATTTTTGATAACTGTTGAATAACAGTGGtcgtttattttttttccatctaAGGTCCGACATACTGCCTAAGATCACTTGTTCttaattatgcaaaatataaagTTATGTACTAACAAGTTATGTAACCTAAAATAATGCGCGCTAATCATGACGTCAGGCGGACctacaaaattttgcaaaacatAGTGCCACAATATGATCCACTTTTACTTATTGGGCATATATTATAATCGAAATAATGTACAATAGAGGAATGGTTTagataaatgtaaacaaaaacgaTTTATACTCAACATGGAATGAGACGCGTTTGTCTTACCTATtctataataaatatttcttttgtctgCCCTGTCGCCGTGTAAGTCCAGCAAGGGAGAGTCTCTCTCGCAAACTCAAACTTGATCCACAATATCATACTTTGATACATTTTAACCAAAACCCAATATGTATCCGGTTGCATAACCATATTTCTGTccaaaatatatcaatgaaaaattCCCGTTTTTCAGTATGACACCTATATGTAGGTATTCTGTTTTCCTGGTGCTATTGTCTTACCTTGAAACTGCTTTGCATGATtattagcaatttattttaactaATCTAAAATTATACCCTATAAGTCTGAATACAGTTAAACAGGttctttttgcaaacattttgaaaattagcaaatagataataataatttaaaattacataagCATAATTATTACTTCACGAAACAGACATACAGAACACGTAATAATTAAAAGCTGAAactgaattttactaaaacacaatgataaatattaaacagaatatgccacgttccaaaaacgcagcctccccctAACAAAACTCACAGCATgcagatgtgcacactgccaacacacacactcacatacaaagcaacacactaggacaaataaacaaataaaagaaacgcaatggggcaccgccttggaacggtcataaAGCTGAAATTAGCCATGTAATTCTCTTTACGGTGTTAAATATCCCACTGTCAGTTATAATActagaattatttatttgaactgATAAAGTAAATTCAAATCAGGGTCGTAGCGTGATCAGTTTAGATGTTTCTCAAGGGAAGAGTGTGGGGGAGAGGAATCCCCTCCTCCGGCGGGGTCCGGGGAGCCTCCCCCGTGGAAACTTTAGCGCAAACCAAGAGAAAGGGTGGCTTCTGGTGACTTTTCTCACCAAAACTATGCTTCCTCAGTTTTGAACAAAACACTCACAAACGGCTCggaatgtaaagaaaggtctatATAAGTTGATGAACGTTACAAATCGGGCTCGGGGAGAGGGGTGGGGCTGGCATTTTGGAAGGACTTGGACtaggctgtttatttattcaggacgaaatttgttattcataaatTAAGCAACATGAGCtctttttccaaacttatttggtgtatacaaaatttgcattcactaAACATTTTACTATGGAAAGACAAAAGCGTTAAACATTacagtaataatatcaatgacggccctttccgcgagattgcacgcgtaatctgacgtccttcaccaaaaacatgaacaaaatggcctCGTTccaaaaattctttcaaaattggacgccaaaacTTTCCAAAAGAACATTTAgttatagctttaactaatttttctgacGTTAAAGATCACAATTGAATGATACGACTGTATAAATTATCACTggagttaaacatattttaaataaaaaccaggcCATGTTAGAATGCTTGGGAattcatagttgttacagacacaGTTGTTTATCCTTCTAAATTTTTCTAGTGATGGACAATCGTCATTAAGCAaattgttcttatggtcaatagcagctatagtatatatgcatctgaaatcatttggtcaatagcagctatagtatgtatgcatctgaaatcatatgtgtatttagaattttacatatatttagatttaaataagtatttacaataacaagtgcaagtggaacaagaaaaaacaaaaatttagaaattttgatagaaattttgataaaagagcaacagcaGTCTACCGTcacaaaaaattataacaaagtcaAGGACCAAGACAACATCATActatgctatgacattgtccctaccTCCATACCTACTCCTGATCAGTTTTTTTATTGCTTCTTTAGAGTTTTTAGCCTCTTTTATTTTTGGATCTTAAATGATACTCAGCTGAATAATcgagtatgccacgctacgcACAAGCAAATGACAGATTTATGTGTTCAAACGATAACTCAGTCAAgtatgttcaaggtcaaggtcgaaagTGTCACTAATGTCGTTTGAGAATAATTTCATGTTGTCAGAATGTCTTGAAAGGTTATTATATTGCATGACAAAAATATTtgccaacataaaacattgtgCAGACTAACAGTGCAGCTTATAACAATATCAAGCGCAAATCAAATGCAATTTACATACTTCAATGGCAGACTTCAATCTAAAACTGGTAGACATTTTTTACTGAactctttatttttaaagttcaGATCTTTAAAAACAAGACGAAGCAATGAACAAACAAGAATCGCATGTCATTCTTATAGTGTTGGCCTTTTTTATCTCCAATattaaatcaaaccgagcctgcaacattttcatttttgtcgtgttgagcggcctgtgaagttttctttttttatctaattttattaTTAGAATACGGTTTTAATTTGATGTTGCTGGTTGAGATAACTGGAGTGTGTCCCGTTCTACCTTTTACGTGATAAATATAGCTCAGTGCTAAGGAATTACCCAGCCCTATATTATACTGGAACATTTAAGAAGGAGGTTTTGTGCACCTTTTACCCGTGGGTGTGAAGAGATGGTTGAGGGTTGCCTATGaccttttcttttatttgatgataTAAAAATGGGTATTTATTTAAACCTTTTTCACTTTGAATAATTTCCTTATAGAGAAAAAAAAGGTAAAACCTATTAAACATTTTCAACTCGTTAAGTGTCACAGTTAATTTTTAAATAGGCTTCGCAGTTAAAGTcttttgttacatataaatgtcATAATAACATATCAAATATACTCTGTAATATCTTCACAAATTTCCTGTTAATATTGGAAATAGAAATATCACGTTACTTTCCTTTTATACGAAACAAGTAATATTACTAAGACATAAATagaatataatattacaattgcATTAGCGATATACATACCCTGGCGAGTTAAGTATGTTTTTACTTAATTTCTAAACAAATCGAAGCAAtaccatttgtttttcttttctgtgtAAGAAACATTACATCAGCATAAATGGATACAGTTTAAAAGTTTTGTTCATCTTTCTGCAATTCCTGGAAACAAAACTAACATCTAAACCCTTAAATTCTacatttaaggatgtacgagcgtttttttcaggatatccgccattttgaaaaatgtttcttcgaatattgctttctaacaaaagttttgccaaaaattaatgctaaataattaaaatatggctaataatgtaccaattaaacaaatacattatgctttttgcgaattttttttcacccttatttttggctggcatttgcctaaaattgacgtgtGATTTagaatggggtaggggtaggtaatttcaaatatctattaaagtaaatCAGgttctgttttgatatttttctgactgatacatataatgttaagctataaatagaATAAaggttttcaagatagcactttatattatctagaaaatataaattaaaacaaaaagaaaaaatatcaaaatttaccactttttaacagtttttttctttataaatctcttagatgcacggtgaccccaacttgtttcctttccattttgaagcatttgtaTGTGtctttaatgctgcaaaatattttgaaagtcttaacgtcagaatttttttgaagatctaaatacatttctttcattgaaaataaagtgggtggggtaattatgtcaacatgtaaaacttAAAGAGATCTGTTAGTGACTTTATgcttatataaaactgacatcgccatatattcatattaactgaagacctgaaatccctataagattaagtaggatattatatgttttataaagtaccaacattttttcaattttacaaaattttagaaatgtgtaaacagtgggtgaagaagattccctataaaattaaaacgagttcagtgacctatgttttttctgcccttgtttgtcttagaaactaatgttcttcaagctcacagggtatgaaaaaaatcttaacgttacaaaaaattcgctcgtacatccttaaatcaTCTTTATTCGTGATTCGTATATCACTTTATTCCGTCAATTGTCATGATTGTGAAAGAttttatgtaatgaaaaaaataaaatttgttttctatCGGACTATTACAGTTTAACATaaagataaacaaatttaaaagatggcgtgaaaaaacaacaacattacaaTGGCAAAAAGATTGACGACCTTCATAGAAAGATTTCTATGTCATATGAGTCCGTCAATATTGTCATatgttaattcttttttttttttaatttgaccaggCACGCATTATTGGCAGATGTAGCAATCATTCACGATTGTTCATTGTCCTATACGCAAATTGATATTCGCGTGAAATATATCCCTTTTATGGTGGAAAATAATTCATTACTATTGACAGTGATTCATTCTG
Proteins encoded:
- the LOC123565752 gene encoding QRFP-like peptide receptor; its protein translation is MDQLPELLNYKHFLEEHNNTTHLNFSDAGDIVSEFENGLYTANKFSTVVLLSLYVPTFILGLVGNILIIVSVSAERARKANLYFLVNLALADLVVTVLCIPTSIGTIIYKLWVYGRFLCKFTSFIQGVAVAVSVYSMTAMSVDRYISLQHPVTAQKMTSACQSCVLILFMWIVAAVFMGPLIYIRDIDMLNDVPFLRPLPFCIEKWPHDRDRQAYGVFLLFVVFIIPAFTITICYGNVGKALCTIERHQRVSSDGSTQRLVSRQRAARMVIILIFVFMICWLPYNIISTLSDLYENAKFTNALPFVLWLGHAHSAFNPMLYWSLNRHFRDSVHRLVKVVKITGCSTDSTQTVSLPQFV